The following coding sequences are from one Nilaparvata lugens isolate BPH chromosome 4, ASM1435652v1, whole genome shotgun sequence window:
- the LOC111049161 gene encoding uncharacterized protein LOC111049161 translates to MSASKQISMCCLRTKKWEALSLIYFISVVHLLLGNGEAATVQNSISTVNGFLPSPVKYFSQGQQEGGGGDTEKSQVDAQEVGSSAHAPYDQNATSTSSRAQEARFGYPLSGDGSYGMSGVYAPTRIDLGGVLLGAIVGFGAVLILPKLLHLLTVPVGSSPHPYGRNVEEVTTGLNSVLNRVDAALERENIDSSACIQRAICESVKASPSDGFINTLARNSLVSSLVKGSTVGGAVESARGFEGCSQFAAKCPFNQRIIANSLKSLLT, encoded by the exons ATGAGTGCTTCAAAGCAG ATTAGTATGTGCTGTCTAAGGACAAAGAAATGGGAAGCACTATCACTGATCTATTTCATATCTGTCGTTCATTTGCTACTCGGAAATGGTGAGGCGGCTACTGTGCAAAACTCGATCAG TACAGTGAACGGATTCCTTCCAAGTCCGGTGAAATACTTCAGCCAGGGTCAGCAGGAGGGGGGTGGGGGCGACACTGAGAAGTCACAGGTTGATGCTCAAGAGGTTGGCAGCTCTGCGCATGCGCCCTACGACCAGAATGCCACCTCGACGTCTTCCAGGGCTCAGGAAGCGAGATTCGGATATCCATTATCAGGAGAC GGATCATACGGAATGTCAGGAGTGTATGCGCCAACCAGAATCGACCTGGGTGGAGTGCTGCTTGGAGCCATAGTTGGTTTTGGAGCTGTCTTGATTCTACCCAAACTGCTGCACTTGCTCACGGTTCCAGTAGGAAGCTCTCCTCATCCATATGGGCGAA ATGTAGAAGAAGTTACAACCGGCTTGAATTCTGTTTTGAATCGCGTGGACGCTGCTCTGGAACGTGAGAACATAGATTCGTCAGCTTGCATTCAGAGAGCAATTTGCGAATCTGTCAAAGCCTCTCCTTCTGACGGATTCATCAACACACTGGCTAg GAATTCATTGGTCTCATCCTTAGTGAAAGGATCAACGGTTGGAGGAGCCGTTGAGTCTGCCAGAGGTTTCGAAGGATGCTCACAATTCGCAGCAAAATGTCCTTTCAACCAACGAATAATAGCAAATAGTCTGAAGAGCCTTCTTACCTAA